In Gallaecimonas xiamenensis 3-C-1, the genomic window CAGCTGGTCACGGCAGAAAAACGCCAGGGAGTAATCGGCGATGGATCGGGAATGCAGGCCAGGCTCTGCCGCCGAGTCTATGGGGCAGTCCGACACTATCATGTCCAACTTGTGGCTTTTCAGCTCATCCAACAGCAGTTCGTGGCGGGATTCGAAGCAGCTCAAGGCCACCTCCATGTCCGGGGGTGAGGCCACCCTCAGCAGCTGGGCCACCACCCATTTGGACAAGGCGTCCGCCACCCCCACGTCAAAGCGCACCGACTCGTGGCGCTGGTAGTCCAGGATGTCGATAAGCTCATAGGACAGGTTGAACATGCGGTCGGCATAACGGAAGACCAGCCGGCCCAGCTCGGTGGTGTCCAGGCGCCGGCCGCGCTTGGTCAGCAAGGGGCCCATGCGCCCTTCCAGCAGCTTGAGCTGGCCGGAAATGGTTTGGGGGGTGACGCAAAGGGCCTCGGAAGCCGCCGCCAGAGAGCCTTTGCGGACCAGCATCCAAAAGTAATAGAGGTGGTTGTAATTTAAATGGGCCATATCACTGACAACTGAATGCCTTGTTCAAGTAGTGGAGGAGATCCTGTTCGGATTGGATGCCGGCCTGGTCAATCTCGGTGCGCAGTTCCACCAGCAGCTTGTCCTTGTCAGGGTTCTTGTTGTCGCAAAGGCGGCTACGCATATAGTCAAGGCGACCACCAATACGTTGGGCTTTTACCCTGTCCAGGTAGCCGGAACCGTCGGCACCCTTGTTGTCGTTGAGCATCTTGACCCCATCCACCACCCCCAACAGGTAGTCGCGGCAGCGTTCCTGCTCTGGCCCATCGGCCAGGCAGAATTCGTCAAAATGAGACAAGGGCTGGGTATTGTGCTCGGCCAGGGCCGGCATGGCCAGCAACATGGCCGGTATCAGCAGGACTTTCATGACGCAGGCTCCTCGGTGTTGGGGGAAAGGCTTCGCTTCATCAACCAGTAACCGACAATGGCAGCCACCGTCGAGCCGGCCAAAATCCCCAGTCGTGAATAGGTGTCGTAGATCACGTGCTCATGTTGATAGGCCAGTGACGCAATGAACATGGACATGGTAAAGCCGATACCGCACAACACAGACAAGGCCAGGATCTGCCGCCAATTGGTGTGCTCCGGCAGGCTGGCAACCCCGGCTTTCACCGCCAGCCAGGTGGCACTGTAGACACCCAAGGGCTTGCCGATGAACAGGCCCAGCATGATGCCAAGGGGTAAGGGCGCCAACAGGCTGTCAAGGCTCAGCCCCTGCAGGGACACGCCGGCATTGGCCAGGGCAAAGAGCGGCAATATCAAGATGGCCGTGTAGTCAGACAGCATGTTTTCCAGGCGGTGGGCCGGCTTGTCGTGGCCAACCTTCTGGGGGATCAAAAAGCCAATCAAGACACCGGCCAGGGTGGCATGCACACCGGACTTGAGGACGCTGACCCACAGCACCGCCCCCACCAGCAGGTAAGGCAGCAAGCGGCGCACATTGAGCAGGTTCATCAGCACCAACACCGCAGTAGCAGCCCCGGCGATGGCCAAGCTGAGGGTGGAGAGCTCATGGGTATAGAACAGGGCAATGATGATGATAACGCCCAAGTCGTCGATGATGGCCAGTGCCAACAGGAAGATCTTCAGGGCCGGTGGCACCCTTTTGCCCAGCAGCGCCAACACACCTACCGCAAAGGCGATGTCGGTGGCGGCCGGAATGGCCCAGCCTTGGCGGTTGATGGGATCGTCAAAGTTGAGGGTCAGGAACACCAGGGCTGGGGCCAACATGCCGCCGATGGCGGCGATAACCGGCAACACCGCCTTTTTCGGGCTCGACAGGGCACCACTGATCAGCTCGTGTTTGACCTCAAGGCCAATGAGCAGGAAGAAGATGGCCATCAAGCCGTCGTTCACCCAGGCCAGCCAGGGTTTGTCCACTACCAGGGGGCCGGCCTGCACAACCAAGGGAGTAGCCAACCACTGCTGGTAATAACCGGCCCAAGGTGAGTTGGCCAAGGCCATGGCCAGGGCCGCCGCCAGTATCAGCAGGGTGCCCCCACGGGTGTCGGGGGTAAACAGCGACTTCAGAAATACCTTCATTTTCAGGACACACCTCGAGGCGAAGCACAGGAATTCCCAGACTAAGGGAGATATTAATTAGATAAAATCCCGTTCTTTCGCCAGAAATATAAACCTAAACCGAAGTATAGCCTGAAAAATAAAGCCGCACGAGGCGGCTTTATTCAGATGGCCACAGGGGCCTTGATATGAGGATGGGGGTCGTAACCCTCGATCACGAAGTCTTCGAAGCGGTAGTCGAAGAGACTCTCTGGCTTGCGCACTATCTTGAGAGTGGGCAAGGGTCGGGGCTCGCGGCTGAGCTGCAACCTGGCCTGCTCCAAGTGGTTGCTGTAGAGGTGGGTGTCCCCCCCTGTCCAGACAAAGTCACCAACCTCCAGCCCCACCTGCTGGGCCACCATATGGGTCAGCAGAGCATAACTGGCAATGTTGAAGGGCAGGCCAAGGAACACATCGCAGCTGCGCTGGTAGAGCTGGCAGGACAGCTTGCCGTTAGCCACGTAGAACTGAAACAAGGCATGGCAGGGGGCCAGAGCCATCTTGTCCAGTTCCCCCACATTCCAGGCCGACACTATGATGCGCCGTGAATCTGGGTTGCTCTTGAGCTGCTCCAATACCTGGCTGAGTTGGTCTATATGGCGACCGTCGGCGCTAGGCCAGCTGCGCCACTGGGCACCATACACAGGCCCCAGGTTCCCCTCCTCATCGGC contains:
- the thyA gene encoding thymidylate synthase, whose protein sequence is MKAYLDLMQHLLDNGAEKSDRTGTGTLSVFGHQMRFNLQEGFPLVTTKKCHLRSIIHELLWFLNGDTNIGYLKDNGVSIWDEWADEEGNLGPVYGAQWRSWPSADGRHIDQLSQVLEQLKSNPDSRRIIVSAWNVGELDKMALAPCHALFQFYVANGKLSCQLYQRSCDVFLGLPFNIASYALLTHMVAQQVGLEVGDFVWTGGDTHLYSNHLEQARLQLSREPRPLPTLKIVRKPESLFDYRFEDFVIEGYDPHPHIKAPVAI
- the nhaA gene encoding Na+/H+ antiporter NhaA — translated: MKVFLKSLFTPDTRGGTLLILAAALAMALANSPWAGYYQQWLATPLVVQAGPLVVDKPWLAWVNDGLMAIFFLLIGLEVKHELISGALSSPKKAVLPVIAAIGGMLAPALVFLTLNFDDPINRQGWAIPAATDIAFAVGVLALLGKRVPPALKIFLLALAIIDDLGVIIIIALFYTHELSTLSLAIAGAATAVLVLMNLLNVRRLLPYLLVGAVLWVSVLKSGVHATLAGVLIGFLIPQKVGHDKPAHRLENMLSDYTAILILPLFALANAGVSLQGLSLDSLLAPLPLGIMLGLFIGKPLGVYSATWLAVKAGVASLPEHTNWRQILALSVLCGIGFTMSMFIASLAYQHEHVIYDTYSRLGILAGSTVAAIVGYWLMKRSLSPNTEEPAS
- the nhaR gene encoding transcriptional activator NhaR — translated: MAHLNYNHLYYFWMLVRKGSLAAASEALCVTPQTISGQLKLLEGRMGPLLTKRGRRLDTTELGRLVFRYADRMFNLSYELIDILDYQRHESVRFDVGVADALSKWVVAQLLRVASPPDMEVALSCFESRHELLLDELKSHKLDMIVSDCPIDSAAEPGLHSRSIADYSLAFFCRDQLTQPFPACLEERPLLLPSRKTAVGRELKSWLDEQGLNPTIGGEFDDSGLMQAFGAVGREIFVAPAVNNEQFEQQFGVYCLGQADAIKERYYVIFAERMIQHPAVARLCNLETEALRFHSFFDH